The Comamonas piscis region CACCGCGCACATCAGCTCATAGCCCACGGTGCCTGCGGCCTGCGCCACTTCGTCGATGGGGAGCACCGTGCCGTTGGCGGCGCGGCCCCACAGAGTCACTTCGCTGCCCCAGCCGGCTTGGGGGATGTCGGTGAGATCGACGGTGACCATGTCCATGCTGACACGACCGATCAGGCGCGAGCGCTGGCCGTCGACCAGCACGGGGGTGCCGTTGCCGCAGTGGCGGGGGTAGCCGTCGGCATAGCCGCAGGCGACGACGCCGATGCGCATGGGCTTGTCGGCGGTGAAGGCCGAGCCGTAGCCGACGGTATCGCCGGCCTGCAGCTCCTGCACGCCGATGACCTTGGCCGACAAGGTCATCGTCGGCTGCAGGCCCCAGTCCTCGGCGGTTTGCAGCGGGTAATCGGGCGCGCTGCCGTAGAGCAGAATGCCGCCCCGCACCCAGTCGCCGCGTTGGCTGGCTGGCATGTCGGGGTTGCGCAGCATCGCGGCGCTGTTGCAGATGCTGCGCTCGCCGGGAAGGTCCAAGGTGGTCTGGTTGAACAGCGCCAGCGCTGCGCCAATGCCTTTGGCGGTGTCGGCATCGCTGAAGTGGGTGATGAGGGAGATCTCGTCCACCTGGGTCAGCGCATTGAGGCGGGCCCAGGCGGAGCGGTAGCGCTCGGCGGTAAAGCCCAGGCGGTTCATGCCGGAGTTCATCTTCAGAAAGACGCGGTGCGGCTGCTGGGTCTTGTGGGCCGCCAGCCAGTCGATCTGCTGGTCGCAGTGCACCGTGTGCCAAAGGTTCAGGCGCGAGCACAGCTCCAGGTCACGTGCATCGAAGACGCCTTCGAGCAACAGAATCGGGCCGCGCCAGCCCAGATCGCGGATGCGCTGGGCTTCGGACGGCTCCAGCAGCGCAAAGCCATCGGCGGCGCGCATGCCGTCAAACACCTGCTCGATGCCATGGCCGTAAGCGTTTGCTTTCACGACACACCACAGCTTGGCGTCTTGCGCCGCCTGGCGCGCGCGGGCCAGGTTATGTTGCAAAGCAGCGGTATGAATGGTGGCTAGAATGGGGCGCGGCATGGCAAATACTCACAACAAGATTATGAAAACCCCTAGTATTCTGGCACCGTGCTTTCAGCCCTGCGTGCTATAACCTCGACTCCCTACACGTAGCTTACAAATTTCTCGCGCCATTAGCATCCCTTATTAGCCTCTCCAACGAATGAAGCGCGGTTTCTATACCATCATGTCGGCGCAGTTTTTCAGCTCGCTGGCCGACAACGCCCTGTTTGTCGTTGCCGTCGATCTGCTGATCAACTCAGGTGCAGCCGAGTGGCAACGGGCCGCCTTGGTGCCCATGTTCGCGCTGTTCTACGTGATCCTGGCACCGTTTGTGGGCGCATTTGCCGATGCCTACCCCAAGGGGCAGGTGATGTTCATCAGCAATGCCATCAAGGTGATCGGCTGCCTGCTGATGCTGTTTGGCCACCATCCGCTGCTGGCCTATGCCGTCGTAGGCCTGGGCGCTGCGGCTTACTCCCCCGCCAAGTACGGCATCCTCACCGAACTGCTGCCGGCCAGCCAGCTGGTGCGGGCCAATGGCTGGATCGAGGGGCTGACCATCACCTCGATCATTCTGGGTGTGCTGCTGGGCGGCCAACTGGTAGGCCCCCAAATCTCCGGCTGGCTGCTGTCCTTTGACCTGCCGCTGATCGATACCCCCATCGACACCCCATCGGAGGCAGCGATCTGCGTGATCGGCCTGCTCTATGCAGGCGCTGCCTGGTTCAACACCCGCATCCCCCGCACCGCTACCCAGCTGGTGCCGCTGCGCCAGGACATGAGCCGCAGCATGTTCTCCAATGTGATGGACCTGCTGCCTGACTTTTGGCGCTGCAACAACCGCCTCTGGCACGACAAGCTCGGCCAGATTTCGCTGTCGACCACCACCTTGTTCTGGGGCGTGTCGGGCAACCTGCGCTACATCGTGCTGGCCTGGAGCGCCGTCGCGCTGGGCTACAGCACTACCAAGGCCTCGGCCCTCGTTGGCGTGGTGGCCATTGGCACGGCAGTCGGCGCGATTCTGGCCTCCATGCGCATGAAGCTGGACGGCGCCACGCGCGTGATCCCGCTGGGCATTGCGATGGGCCTGTTGGTAGTGGGCATGAACTTCATCCACAGCATCTGGCTGGCGGTGCCTTTTCTGATTGTGCTGGGGGGCCTGGGCGGCTTCCTAGTGGTGCCAATGAACGCACTGCTGCAGCACCGGGGCCACAACCTGATGGGCTCGGGCCGCTCGATTGCTGTGCAAAACTTCAACGAGCAGGCCTGCATCCTGGGTCTGGGCGTCGTCTACAGCATGTTCACCCGGTTTGGCATGTCGGCCTATGGCGCCATCACCTGCTTTGGCCTGCTGGTGGCCGGCATCATGTGGTGCATCCAGCTCTGGCACCGGCATAATTGCAAGCAGCATCCGCAGGAAATCAAACGGCTGCTGGACATTGCCCGCCACGACCACCACTGATGAGCCCTGCGGTGGGCAAGGCGCCAAGCCCTGCCGCCCACCTGCATCCCTACCCATAGAAAGCTGACAGCGCCTGTTGACCCCAGGCGCTGCTCTCCGTTGCCCCATGCTCACCGCGCTGCCCTTTTTAGCCTTGATGACCAATGCCCTGATCTGGGGCACGATCTGGTGGCCGTTCCGCCAGCTGCAAGGCATGGGCGTACACCCGGTGCTGGCCACCGCCCTGGTCTACCTGATCCTGTTTTGCGGGCTGATGCTGGTCAAACCTGCAGCGGCGGCCATTGCCCGGCGCCACCCCATGCTGCTGTTGCTGGCCTTTACCTCCGGCACCACCAATGTGCTGTTCAACTGGGCCGCTACCACCGGCGATGTGGTGCGCGTGGTGCTGCTGTTCTATCTGATGCCCGCCTGGTCGGTGCTGCTGGCCTGGTACTTTCTGGGGGAGAGGCCCAACAAATACTCGGTCCTGCGCCTGGTGCTGGCCTTCAGCGGCGTGCTGATCGTGATGATCCCGGCCGGCGCCACCTGGCAGAGCCTGACAGCCAACCTCTCACTGCCCGATGCGCTGGCGATTGCCGGCGGCTTTACCTTTGCCGGCACCAATGTGGTTTTGCGCAGCCAGTACCGGGTGCCGGGCGAGGCGCGCATGCTGGCCATGTTCTTTGGCGGCCTGGTTGCCGCTGGTGCCATGTCGGTGCTGGGCATCTACCTGGGCCGTATGCCGGCCCTCCCCGATATCGCCTGGAGTTGGCCGTTGATGGTGCTGGTGGTCGCCGTGCTGATCATGCTCAGCAACTGGACCTTGCAGTACGGCGCCTCGCGCCTGGCCGCCACTACGGCTGCCGTGGTGATGCTGTCCGAAGTGGTGTTTGCCAGCGCCTCCAACGTGATGATCGAGGGCGCCGTGCTCTCGGGCCGGCTGCTGCTGGGCGGCGCGCTGGTGCTGTCGGCATCGCTGATTGCGGCGATTGAATCTCGCCTGCCTTAAGCAGATGGTTAGCGACTAAGATAGCCGCCATGCCCCAAGCTCAGCACACGCTCCAGGATTTTGTACTCCACGACGCCAGCGCACAGCCCCTACCGCTAGCGCGCTATGCCGGCCAGGTGGTGCTCGTCGTCAACACCGCCACGGCCTGCGGTTTTACGCCGCAGCTCAAAGGGCTGGAAGCGCTGCAGCAGCAGTATGGCGCGCAAGGCTTGCAGGTGCTGGGCCTCCCCTGCAACCAGTTTGGCGCGCAGGCATCGGGCAGCAATGCCGAGATTGCGCAGTTTTGCGAGCTGAACTACCAGACGAGCTTCCCCAGCCTGGCCAAGGTGGAGGTGAACGGCCCGCACGCCGACCCCTTGTTTGTCTGGCTCAAGGCGCAGGCACCGGGCATCCTGGGTGGGCGGATTCTGTGGAATTTCACCAAGTTTCTGGTCGCGCGCGATGGCACCACGGTGCAGCGCTTTGCCCCGATGACCAAGCCGGCCAAGCTGGCAGCGGCTATCGAGAAGGCATTGGCTTCTTCTTAAATACCAAACGGCGCTCAGTCCATCAGCGCCGTCTCCAGCCCGGCCGCAATGCTGGCCAAGCCGGCAATCACGCAGACCGCGCCCCAGAACTTGCGCAGCCAGCGGCGCTTGGGGTTGGCTTTGGTGGGGTCGGGCTTCATGGCGTTCTCCTTGCCAAGTCTCAGAAGGTCAGTGTAAGCAGCGGCAGATCAGCGATCAAGCCAGAGGCATAAAAAAAGCTGTCCACACTTTTGGAGCGTGGGCAGCTTTTTGATTGATTGCCTGAGATGGGCCCAGGCGCAGGGCTTATTCAGCGGCAGCAGCCTGGTCGTCGGCTTGGGCGACGGGCGCCTCGGCTTCGTCATCAGCAGCTTCTGGCGCAGCGGGTGCGGCTACCGGTGCAGGACGGGCGGCAATCGCCTTGACCTGCGCAGCACGGTGCAGATGGCGCTCGACAGCTGCCGGGTGCATGCCGTACATGTCGGCAAACTCGGCCACGCTCTTGCCGCTGGCGGCATGGGCGGTCGCCAGGGCCTCGGCCTTGGCGTCGAACTCGGCGACTTCCTGCATGGCGTCGGCCAGCAGCGCCTGGGTGGCTTCGTCCTTGACCTGGACCTTGGCCAGGAAGTCATCGCGGCTCAGGTCCGAGCCGATGTAGGCCATGCCGATACGGCGGCGCAGCTTGAGCTGCAGGTCTTCGCCATCACGGGGCTTGCGGCGGCGGAAGGACTCCACCAGCGCATGGAACACGTGCTCGGGCGCCATCGCTTCGACCACTTGGCCTTGCAGGTCGTGGCGGGACTGGCCCATGGCCACGGCGTTCAGGTAACGGGTCGAACGGGTATGCAGGCCCAGGGCCACCTTCAGCTCATTCTTTTCGAAGGCATCGGGGTGGGCGGCCATCAGGTCCTGGAACACACCGCGCTTGAGCGGCAGCGGTTGGTCGCCAAACAGCGCAGGGTACAGGCCCGCAAGCTTTTCCACCACGGGGTGGCGTGGGCGGGGAGGCGCCTTGGGCGCCTGGGGAGCACTTGGGCCACCATCACGGCGGGGGCCACGGCCACCCGATGCGGGGCCTTCACGGCGTGCACCGCTGCCGGGCTTGTTGCTGCGGCGGGGGGCTTGGCCCGTGCGTGCAGGGCGCTCGCTGCGCTCCTGGCGTTGCACGGGTGCGGCATCCGATTCGGCAGGCGCAGCGGCGGGTGCCACTTCCAGCGCATGGCCCTTGGTGGCCGCGCGCAGCGCATCGGCCATGGCCGAGTTCAGCACCGGCGCTTTGCCTGCCGGGCGCTCGGAGCGCTCCTGCTTGGGCTGGCGACGCGTATCACCGCCCGCTGCGGGCGCAGCCGGAGCTGGTGCCGGTGCGGAAGCATCAGAAGAGGTGGGGAGGGTCGGTTCGGTCATAAACAAGCGCTGGCGCAGAAAAAAGTGCAGACCCGCCAAGAGCAGCTGCACCGGTAAAAAGCAAAACGCCCTGGATCACCCAAGGCAAGACTGCAAGTATAACGAATCAAGCCCGTCACCAAGTAAGCAGCTGCACACCTTGCGTGGGCTTTCAGGCGCAGGCGCTACCGAGGTTTGCAGCCCCGGCCCCGCGATCCCAGCCCAAGCCACGCCGCATGCGACGCTCAATAGGTCCCCGGGTACTCGCCCCCGTCGATCAGCCAGCTCTGCCCGGTCACATAGCCGGTGTGCTGCGATGCCAGGTAAGCAATCAGCGCACCGACTTCTTCGGGCCGGCCAAAGCGGCCTGCGGGGTTGGCGGCCTCGCGGCTTTGGCGCACCTGGTCTGTGGGACGGCCGCTTTGCTGGGCCAGCTTGTGGATGTGGCGGGCCTGCGCATCGGTATCGAACGCGCCGGGCAGCACATTGTTGATGGTGACGTTGTGGCGTACCGTTTGACGCGCCAGCCCCGCCACAAAGCCCACCAGCCCCGAGCGCGCGCCATTGGACAGCCCCAGTTCGGCATGCGCGGCCTTGACGCTGCGCGAGACGATATTGATGATGCGCCCGTAGCCGCGCTGCTGCATGCCATCGACCACGCGGCGCATCATGTCGATCGGGCCGACCATCATCATGTCCAGCGCCTCGTGCCAGGTCTCGTCCGTCCAGTCGCGGAAATCGCCAGGCGGGTAGCCGTCGGAGTTGTTGACCAGGATGTCCGGCTGCGGGCAGGCAGCCAGTGCAGCCTCACGGCCCGCTTTTTTGGTGATGTCGGCCACCACATAGCGCACGGGGCGGCCACACTCGGCCGACAAGGCCTGCGCCGCCGCTTGCAGGCTGCTTTCGGTGCGGGCGGCGATCACCACCTCGGCCCCTTCCAGCGCCAGCTGGCGCGCTGCTGCATAGCCCATGCCCTTGCTGCCGCCCCAGACCAGCGCGGCCCTGCCCGTCAATCCCAGATCCATGGTGTTGTTCCTTAGCTTAGGTTAGCTGTGCTCGCTCAGCTCGGCCACGGCGGCCGCTTCGTTCTGGAAGATAAAGCTGTCGCTGTAGATCTTGTCCAGCGCCGCACCCGACAGGGCCATCAGCGCCTTGGCATCGGCAATCATATGGGGCGAGCCGCAGAGGTAGATCGAATGCTCGGACAGGTCCTCGAAGTCCTCGGCAATGGCGTCCTGCACATAGCCGCGCCGGCCGGTCCAACCCTCTGAAGGGCGCGAGAGCACCGGCACAAAAGTGAACTCATACAGCTGCCCGGCCCAGGCCGCGATCTCGTCGAGCAGGTACAGATCCGCCTCGCTGCGCATGCCCCAGTAGAAGTGGATCGGCGGGCAGTCGGCATCGCCCAGCAGCGATTCCAGAATCGCCTTGATCGGCGCAAAGCCGGTGCCAGTGGCGGCAAACACCATGGGTTGGTAATCCTGCGCCCGGTAGTAAAAGCTGCCATGGGGCAGTTCCACATCCAGCACATCGCCTACCGCCATCGTCGCCAGCAGGCCATCGGTAAAGCGCCCGCCGGCAATCTTGCGGATCTGCAGGCTGATGCGCCGGCCCTGTGGCGGCGTGGCCATCGAGAAGCTGCGGTGCTCGCCACCGGGCAGGCAGATGTTCAGGTACTGGCCCGGCACATAGCGCAAGCCATGGTCCTCGGGCAGGTCCAGCGCCAGGTGGTAGATGTCGGGCGTGTGCATGTGCAGCTCGGCCACGGTGGCCTGCACCCGGGTGGCTGAGGAGCTGTCCGGGCCCGTCGCGATGCTGATGACCAGATCCGACTGCGCCCGCGCCTGGCAGGCCAGCGCATAGCCCTGGGCATGCTCCTCCTCGCCCATGGCCAGCGGCAGTTCGCCATCGGCATAGGCAAACGCGCCCTCTTCCACCTTCATGCGGCAGGTG contains the following coding sequences:
- a CDS encoding DMT family transporter, which codes for MLTALPFLALMTNALIWGTIWWPFRQLQGMGVHPVLATALVYLILFCGLMLVKPAAAAIARRHPMLLLLAFTSGTTNVLFNWAATTGDVVRVVLLFYLMPAWSVLLAWYFLGERPNKYSVLRLVLAFSGVLIVMIPAGATWQSLTANLSLPDALAIAGGFTFAGTNVVLRSQYRVPGEARMLAMFFGGLVAAGAMSVLGIYLGRMPALPDIAWSWPLMVLVVAVLIMLSNWTLQYGASRLAATTAAVVMLSEVVFASASNVMIEGAVLSGRLLLGGALVLSASLIAAIESRLP
- a CDS encoding SDR family oxidoreductase, whose protein sequence is MDLGLTGRAALVWGGSKGMGYAAARQLALEGAEVVIAARTESSLQAAAQALSAECGRPVRYVVADITKKAGREAALAACPQPDILVNNSDGYPPGDFRDWTDETWHEALDMMMVGPIDMMRRVVDGMQQRGYGRIINIVSRSVKAAHAELGLSNGARSGLVGFVAGLARQTVRHNVTINNVLPGAFDTDAQARHIHKLAQQSGRPTDQVRQSREAANPAGRFGRPEEVGALIAYLASQHTGYVTGQSWLIDGGEYPGTY
- the lplT gene encoding lysophospholipid transporter LplT, giving the protein MKRGFYTIMSAQFFSSLADNALFVVAVDLLINSGAAEWQRAALVPMFALFYVILAPFVGAFADAYPKGQVMFISNAIKVIGCLLMLFGHHPLLAYAVVGLGAAAYSPAKYGILTELLPASQLVRANGWIEGLTITSIILGVLLGGQLVGPQISGWLLSFDLPLIDTPIDTPSEAAICVIGLLYAGAAWFNTRIPRTATQLVPLRQDMSRSMFSNVMDLLPDFWRCNNRLWHDKLGQISLSTTTLFWGVSGNLRYIVLAWSAVALGYSTTKASALVGVVAIGTAVGAILASMRMKLDGATRVIPLGIAMGLLVVGMNFIHSIWLAVPFLIVLGGLGGFLVVPMNALLQHRGHNLMGSGRSIAVQNFNEQACILGLGVVYSMFTRFGMSAYGAITCFGLLVAGIMWCIQLWHRHNCKQHPQEIKRLLDIARHDHH
- a CDS encoding glutathione peroxidase — translated: MPQAQHTLQDFVLHDASAQPLPLARYAGQVVLVVNTATACGFTPQLKGLEALQQQYGAQGLQVLGLPCNQFGAQASGSNAEIAQFCELNYQTSFPSLAKVEVNGPHADPLFVWLKAQAPGILGGRILWNFTKFLVARDGTTVQRFAPMTKPAKLAAAIEKALASS
- a CDS encoding 2Fe-2S iron-sulfur cluster-binding protein — translated: MNYRVQWLQTQQSFEVAADESVLDAATRQGVALPHDCTFGGCGTCRMKVEEGAFAYADGELPLAMGEEEHAQGYALACQARAQSDLVISIATGPDSSSATRVQATVAELHMHTPDIYHLALDLPEDHGLRYVPGQYLNICLPGGEHRSFSMATPPQGRRISLQIRKIAGGRFTDGLLATMAVGDVLDVELPHGSFYYRAQDYQPMVFAATGTGFAPIKAILESLLGDADCPPIHFYWGMRSEADLYLLDEIAAWAGQLYEFTFVPVLSRPSEGWTGRRGYVQDAIAEDFEDLSEHSIYLCGSPHMIADAKALMALSGAALDKIYSDSFIFQNEAAAVAELSEHS
- the alr gene encoding alanine racemase, encoding MPRPILATIHTAALQHNLARARQAAQDAKLWCVVKANAYGHGIEQVFDGMRAADGFALLEPSEAQRIRDLGWRGPILLLEGVFDARDLELCSRLNLWHTVHCDQQIDWLAAHKTQQPHRVFLKMNSGMNRLGFTAERYRSAWARLNALTQVDEISLITHFSDADTAKGIGAALALFNQTTLDLPGERSICNSAAMLRNPDMPASQRGDWVRGGILLYGSAPDYPLQTAEDWGLQPTMTLSAKVIGVQELQAGDTVGYGSAFTADKPMRIGVVACGYADGYPRHCGNGTPVLVDGQRSRLIGRVSMDMVTVDLTDIPQAGWGSEVTLWGRAANGTVLPIDEVAQAAGTVGYELMCAVAPRVPVVVDGH
- a CDS encoding ProQ/FINO family protein — translated: MTEPTLPTSSDASAPAPAPAAPAAGGDTRRQPKQERSERPAGKAPVLNSAMADALRAATKGHALEVAPAAAPAESDAAPVQRQERSERPARTGQAPRRSNKPGSGARREGPASGGRGPRRDGGPSAPQAPKAPPRPRHPVVEKLAGLYPALFGDQPLPLKRGVFQDLMAAHPDAFEKNELKVALGLHTRSTRYLNAVAMGQSRHDLQGQVVEAMAPEHVFHALVESFRRRKPRDGEDLQLKLRRRIGMAYIGSDLSRDDFLAKVQVKDEATQALLADAMQEVAEFDAKAEALATAHAASGKSVAEFADMYGMHPAAVERHLHRAAQVKAIAARPAPVAAPAAPEAADDEAEAPVAQADDQAAAAE